In Vespa crabro chromosome 7, iyVesCrab1.2, whole genome shotgun sequence, a single window of DNA contains:
- the LOC124425663 gene encoding protein diaphanous isoform X3, which translates to MSATIKRRKTWYNKTEAGNKLESWFTRPKKSGRGGGVRSGTDNNTMPRPHSGDDFNEIEQQRCIIEKMDEEAVNDRFEEMLANMNLTEEKKAPLRQQSESKKREMLVLHYKGSMQENRSKFDKPADYIQYLAQPDLSVNKIHNCIESLRIALTNNPLSWVQEFGTKGLKQVLATLNECYRNDNRYERIQYECIRCLKAIMNNTVGIKEMLAHHEALTIVARSLEPTKPSVMSEAVKLLGAVCLISSDSHKMVLDAITMNGEFKGRERFLPIVQGLMNRKNENLRVVCLQLINSIINSAEDLDFRLHLRNEIMRVGLADILEALEKDKSDDLSHHLRIFNEYKEDDYELFVQRFDHVRLELDDVNDCFEVVKNMVMETSAEPYFLSILQHLLLIRDDALVRPAYYKLIEECVSQIVLHRSGCDPDFSATKRFQIDVQPLIDTLVEKSRAEEERRLMEVSQKLEEAIASKQEAEAKLQHAENKIKELEQGTGKSGGGGGASTKTNCPILPPPIPGSNVTPPPPPPPPLPNSIGPPPPPMPPGMGVLPPPPPPMPGTKGPPGMGGPIPPPMPGMGGPPPPPMMAGITSMMPSLPNGLKPKRKWEVEGRLKRPNWKAISPHQLTEEVFWTKVQEERLAGPEILDGLAQKFASKPSGKKIDDVVDKSATIKKVKDLKVLDSKAAQNISILLGGTLKHMSYEDVKGCLFRCDGPVISDNILQGLIQYLPSPDQLAKFQLYKDNYDDLTEAEQFCVTISTIKRLLPRLKSLSFMLRYEELVQDIKPDIVAGTAACEEVRGSKKFAKILELILLFGNYMNSGGGASGQDFGYQLSFLTKLTSIKAADNKETLMHYLVSTIERKFPECLSFTEELAHVDRASRVSLDNVQRILRQMDSNIRNLEQDLSNARIPQCEEDLFSEVMTPFAKKARESCEVLKNMFKNMDGLYTEISVFFCFDKQKYTIEELFSDIRTFKDDFVQAQKEMLKLREAEEKQRRAREAREKAEAEKAARAARKKALVDMNAHDTQEGVMDSLMEALRTGSAFSRPDQRRKRQTRIAGGTHTSSNFITEESQSHKQSFVNSVCTPETNVGINFFKKQFLIGYARILTPVKPKRVIITKRYKRNLVVHRAIDNRKIINKNRRSVKRSKSYGHISNKSLLRSQSNVKIKTVFPTNVSPKLDLSHCNIRESSLSVNSLPSKNKIAVSPSVMLTRTKNFENISNSSDENQSISVKLPMRLNSTCSHHLPIIDVVKKSKSPNANYSNFPLLSHNANSLNKNIENNDANVSSTTEVKKNCNFKSHEVENILETFSTEIDQNYTTVEEQMYIMKTPNIKRTKVWTCWNPRT; encoded by the exons CTCGAGTCATGGTTTACCAGGCCCAAAAAATCTGGTCGTGGAGGTGGAGTCAGGAGTGGTACGGATAACAACACAATGCCTCGGCCACATTCTGGCGATGATTTTAATGAGATCGAACAGCAGCGTTGTATCATTGAGAAAATGGACGAGGAAGCTGTTAACGATCGTTTCGAAGAAATGTTG gcAAACATGAATTTAACGGAGGAGAAAAAGGCTCCGCTTCGTCAGCAATCCGaatcgaagaagagagagatgttGGTGTTACATTACAAGGGTAGCATGCAAGAGAATAGATCAAAATTCGACAAACCAGCTGATTACATTCAATATCTAGCTCAGCCGGATCTAAGTGTAAATAAGATTCACAATTGTATAGAATCACTTAGAATTGCACTGACTAATAATCCTTTAAGTTGGGTTCAAGAATTTGGTACTAAGGGATTGAAGCAGGTTTTAGCAACACTCAACGAATGCTACAGAAA cgaTAATCGATACGAACGGATACAGTACGAATGTATACGATGTTTAAAAGCGATAATGAATAATACCGTTGGAATAAAGGAGATGTTAGCTCATCACGAAGCTTTGACGATAGTGGCAAGATCGTTGGAACCCACTAAACCATCGGTGATGTCGGAAGCTGTAAAGTTATTAGGTGCAGTCTGTTTGATTTCGAGCGATAGTCATAAAATGGTTTTAGATGCGATCACTATGAACGGCGAGTTCAAGGGCAGAGAAAGATTTTTACCCATTGTACAGGGATTGATGAAtaggaagaatgaaaatttaaga gtAGTGTGCCTTCAACTtataaattcgattattaattcTGCCGAGGATCTAGACTTTCGATTACATTTAAGGAACGAAATAATGCGAGTAGGATTAGCGGATATATTAGAAGCTTTAGAAAAGGATAAGTCCGACGATTTGTCTCATCATTTAAGGATCTTCAACGAATATAAGGAAGACGATTACGAGTTATTTGTACAAAGATTTGATCACGTTCGATTGGAATTAGATGATGTCAATGATTGCTTCGAGGTAGTGAAAAATATGGTTATGGAGACTTCCGCCGAGCCgtatttcttatcgatattacagcATCTACTACTTATCAGGGACGATGCTTTGGTGAG ACCagcttattataaattaatagaagAGTGCGTATCGCAAATTGTGTTACATCGTTCAGGCTGTGATCCGGACTTCAGTGCGACGAAACGGTTTCAAATAGACGTACAACCATTGATCGATACTTTGGTCGAGAAATCTCGAGCCGAAGAGGAGCGACGTTTAATGGAAGTGTCTCAAAAGTTGGAAGAAGCTATAGCTAGTAAACAGGAGGCTGAGGCGAAGCTTCAACACgctgaaaacaaaattaaggaACTCGAACAAGGGACTGGAAAAAgtggagggggaggaggagctAGTACG AAAACAAATTGTCCGATATTACCACCTCCGATACCTGGTTCGAATGTaacaccaccaccgccaccacctccaccacttCCAAACTCGATTggaccaccgccaccacctaTGCCACCTGGAATGGGTGtattaccaccaccaccacctccaatGCCTGGAACAAAGGGACCACCTGGTATGGGAGGTCCAATACCTCCACCTATGCCAGGAATGGGAggtcctccacctcctcctatGATGGCTGGAATTACATCCATGATGCCGTCGTTACCTAATGGATTGAAACCTAAGAGAAAGTGGGAGGTCGAAGGTCGATTGAAGAGGCCTAACTGGAAAGCA ATATCACCGCATCAGTTGACGGAAGAAGTATTTTGGACAAAAGTGCAAGAGGAGAGATTAGCCGGTCCGGAAATACTCGATGGTTTAGCACAAAAGTTCGCGTCGAAACCAAGTGGCAAGAAAATCGATGACGTCGTAGATAa atcgGCAACcataaaaaaagtgaaagatcTCAAGGTTTTAGATAGTAAAGCTGCACAAAATATATCGATACTTCTTGGTGGTACGTTAAAGCATATGTCGTACGAAGATGTCAAAGGATGTCTTTTTAGATGCGATGGACCAGTTATCTCGGATAACATATTGCAAGgtttaattcaatatttacCATCGCCAGATCAATTAGCGAAATTTCAACTTTACaaagataattatgatgattTGACGGAGGCCGAACAATTTTGCGTTAcg aTATCGACGATCAAAAGGTTATTGCCCAGGTTAAAATCATTGAGTTTTATGCTGAGATACGAGGAATTGGTACAGGACATTAAACCAGACATAGTGGCAGGAACGGCAGCTTGCGAGGAAGTTAGAGGAAGTAAAAAGTTTGCAAAGATACtcgaattgattttattgtttggAAATTATATGAATTCCGGGGGTGGAGCTTCTGGTCAAGATTTTGGGTATCAGCTTAGTTTTCTAACCAAG TTGACAAGTATAAAGGCTGCGGACAACAAAGAAACTCTTATGCATTACTTAGTATCtacgatagagagaaaattccCAGAATGTTTGAGTTTTACCGAAGAATTGGCACACGTAGATAGGGCGAGCCGTGTCTCTTTAGATAACGTACAGAGAATACTTCGTCAAATGGATTCTAACATACGAAATCTTGAACAAGACCTTTCTAATGCTAGAATTCCACAATGCGAGGAAGATCTATTTTCGGAGGTCATGACT CCATTTGCTAAGAAAGCCCGTGAATCTTGCGAGGTATTGAAGAACATGTTTAAAAATATGGACGGTCTTTACACCGAAATCTCTGTATTCTTCTGTTTCGACAAACAGAAGTATACAATCGAGGAATTGTTCAGCGACATAAGGACGTTCAAAGATGATTTCGtg caaGCACAAAAGGAGATGTTAAAGCTAAGGGAAGcggaagagaaacaaagaagagCGAGAGAAGCGAGAGAGAAGGCGGAAGCTGAGAAAGCGGCACGAGCGGCGCGAAAGAAAGCGCTTGTCGATATGAACGCACATGATACTCAAGAAGGTGTTATGGATAGTTTGATGGAAGCACTTCGAACTGGTTCTGCTTTTAGTCGGCCGGATCAACGACGCAAGAGGCAAACACGCATTGCTGGTG GTACACATACGTCATCTAATTTTATCACAGAAGAGAGTCAAAGTCATAAACAGTCATTCGTTAATTCTGTTTGTACGCCTGAAACGAACGTtgggattaatttttttaagaagCAATTTCTTATTGGCTACGCACGCATACTTACGCCGGTTAAACCAAAACGCGTGATTATtactaaaagatataaaagaaatttagtCGTTCATCGTGCTATCGACAATcgtaaaatcattaataaaaatcgtagGAGCGTAAAACGAAGTAAATCTTATGGtcatatatcgaataaatctttattgCGTAGTCAGTCAAACGTTAAAATCAAAACGGTATTTCCAACGAATGTTTCTCCAAAATTAGATCTCTCTCATTGCAATATAAGAGAATCATCGTTATCTGTCAATTCTTTACCaagtaagaataaaatagcAGTCTCTCCTTCGGTGATGTTAACGCGTacgaaaaattttgaaaatatttccaacTCTAGCGATGAAAATCAAAGTATATCAGTAAAACTTCCGATGCGCCTAAACTCAACTTGTTCGCATCATCTTCCTATAATCGATGTTGTCAAGAAATCAAAATCACCAAATGCTAATTACAGCAATTTTCCTTTGCTATCGCATAATGCTAAtagtttgaataaaaatatagaaaataatgacgCAAATGTTTCTTCAACGACagaggtaaagaaaaattgcaaTTTTAAATCTCACGaggttgaaaatattttagaaactTTTTCTACCGAAATTGATCAAAATTATACCACCGTAGAGGAACAGATGTATATTATGAAAACTCCAAATATTAAACGAACAAAAGTTTGGACATGTTGGAATCCAAGAACATGA
- the LOC124425663 gene encoding protein diaphanous isoform X4, protein MANRRDKASGGFLESWFTRPKKSGRGGGVRSGTDNNTMPRPHSGDDFNEIEQQRCIIEKMDEEAVNDRFEEMLANMNLTEEKKAPLRQQSESKKREMLVLHYKGSMQENRSKFDKPADYIQYLAQPDLSVNKIHNCIESLRIALTNNPLSWVQEFGTKGLKQVLATLNECYRNAFIYYDSDNRYERIQYECIRCLKAIMNNTVGIKEMLAHHEALTIVARSLEPTKPSVMSEAVKLLGAVCLISSDSHKMVLDAITMNGEFKGRERFLPIVQGLMNRKNENLRVVCLQLINSIINSAEDLDFRLHLRNEIMRVGLADILEALEKDKSDDLSHHLRIFNEYKEDDYELFVQRFDHVRLELDDVNDCFEVVKNMVMETSAEPYFLSILQHLLLIRDDALVRPAYYKLIEECVSQIVLHRSGCDPDFSATKRFQIDVQPLIDTLVEKSRAEEERRLMEVSQKLEEAIASKQEAEAKLQHAENKIKELEQGTGKSGGGGGASTKTNCPILPPPIPGSNVTPPPPPPPPLPNSIGPPPPPMPPGMGVLPPPPPPMPGTKGPPGMGGPIPPPMPGMGGPPPPPMMAGITSMMPSLPNGLKPKRKWEVEGRLKRPNWKAISPHQLTEEVFWTKVQEERLAGPEILDGLAQKFASKPSGKKIDDVVDKSATIKKVKDLKVLDSKAAQNISILLGGTLKHMSYEDVKGCLFRCDGPVISDNILQGLIQYLPSPDQLAKFQLYKDNYDDLTEAEQFCVTISTIKRLLPRLKSLSFMLRYEELVQDIKPDIVAGTAACEEVRGSKKFAKILELILLFGNYMNSGGGASGQDFGYQLSFLTKLTSIKAADNKETLMHYLVSTIERKFPECLSFTEELAHVDRASRVSLDNVQRILRQMDSNIRNLEQDLSNARIPQCEEDLFSEVMTPFAKKARESCEVLKNMFKNMDGLYTEISVFFCFDKQKYTIEELFSDIRTFKDDFVQAQKEMLKLREAEEKQRRAREAREKAEAEKAARAARKKALVDMNAHDTQEGVMDSLMEALRTGSAFSRPDQRRKRQTRIAGGTHTSSNFITEESQSHKQSFVNSVCTPETNVGINFFKKQFLIGYARILTPVKPKRVIITKRYKRNLVVHRAIDNRKIINKNRRSVKRSKSYGHISNKSLLRSQSNVKIKTVFPTNVSPKLDLSHCNIRESSLSVNSLPSKNKIAVSPSVMLTRTKNFENISNSSDENQSISVKLPMRLNSTCSHHLPIIDVVKKSKSPNANYSNFPLLSHNANSLNKNIENNDANVSSTTEVKKNCNFKSHEVENILETFSTEIDQNYTTVEEQMYIMKTPNIKRTKVWTCWNPRT, encoded by the exons CTCGAGTCATGGTTTACCAGGCCCAAAAAATCTGGTCGTGGAGGTGGAGTCAGGAGTGGTACGGATAACAACACAATGCCTCGGCCACATTCTGGCGATGATTTTAATGAGATCGAACAGCAGCGTTGTATCATTGAGAAAATGGACGAGGAAGCTGTTAACGATCGTTTCGAAGAAATGTTG gcAAACATGAATTTAACGGAGGAGAAAAAGGCTCCGCTTCGTCAGCAATCCGaatcgaagaagagagagatgttGGTGTTACATTACAAGGGTAGCATGCAAGAGAATAGATCAAAATTCGACAAACCAGCTGATTACATTCAATATCTAGCTCAGCCGGATCTAAGTGTAAATAAGATTCACAATTGTATAGAATCACTTAGAATTGCACTGACTAATAATCCTTTAAGTTGGGTTCAAGAATTTGGTACTAAGGGATTGAAGCAGGTTTTAGCAACACTCAACGAATGCTACAGAAA TGCCTTCATATATTATGATAG cgaTAATCGATACGAACGGATACAGTACGAATGTATACGATGTTTAAAAGCGATAATGAATAATACCGTTGGAATAAAGGAGATGTTAGCTCATCACGAAGCTTTGACGATAGTGGCAAGATCGTTGGAACCCACTAAACCATCGGTGATGTCGGAAGCTGTAAAGTTATTAGGTGCAGTCTGTTTGATTTCGAGCGATAGTCATAAAATGGTTTTAGATGCGATCACTATGAACGGCGAGTTCAAGGGCAGAGAAAGATTTTTACCCATTGTACAGGGATTGATGAAtaggaagaatgaaaatttaaga gtAGTGTGCCTTCAACTtataaattcgattattaattcTGCCGAGGATCTAGACTTTCGATTACATTTAAGGAACGAAATAATGCGAGTAGGATTAGCGGATATATTAGAAGCTTTAGAAAAGGATAAGTCCGACGATTTGTCTCATCATTTAAGGATCTTCAACGAATATAAGGAAGACGATTACGAGTTATTTGTACAAAGATTTGATCACGTTCGATTGGAATTAGATGATGTCAATGATTGCTTCGAGGTAGTGAAAAATATGGTTATGGAGACTTCCGCCGAGCCgtatttcttatcgatattacagcATCTACTACTTATCAGGGACGATGCTTTGGTGAG ACCagcttattataaattaatagaagAGTGCGTATCGCAAATTGTGTTACATCGTTCAGGCTGTGATCCGGACTTCAGTGCGACGAAACGGTTTCAAATAGACGTACAACCATTGATCGATACTTTGGTCGAGAAATCTCGAGCCGAAGAGGAGCGACGTTTAATGGAAGTGTCTCAAAAGTTGGAAGAAGCTATAGCTAGTAAACAGGAGGCTGAGGCGAAGCTTCAACACgctgaaaacaaaattaaggaACTCGAACAAGGGACTGGAAAAAgtggagggggaggaggagctAGTACG AAAACAAATTGTCCGATATTACCACCTCCGATACCTGGTTCGAATGTaacaccaccaccgccaccacctccaccacttCCAAACTCGATTggaccaccgccaccacctaTGCCACCTGGAATGGGTGtattaccaccaccaccacctccaatGCCTGGAACAAAGGGACCACCTGGTATGGGAGGTCCAATACCTCCACCTATGCCAGGAATGGGAggtcctccacctcctcctatGATGGCTGGAATTACATCCATGATGCCGTCGTTACCTAATGGATTGAAACCTAAGAGAAAGTGGGAGGTCGAAGGTCGATTGAAGAGGCCTAACTGGAAAGCA ATATCACCGCATCAGTTGACGGAAGAAGTATTTTGGACAAAAGTGCAAGAGGAGAGATTAGCCGGTCCGGAAATACTCGATGGTTTAGCACAAAAGTTCGCGTCGAAACCAAGTGGCAAGAAAATCGATGACGTCGTAGATAa atcgGCAACcataaaaaaagtgaaagatcTCAAGGTTTTAGATAGTAAAGCTGCACAAAATATATCGATACTTCTTGGTGGTACGTTAAAGCATATGTCGTACGAAGATGTCAAAGGATGTCTTTTTAGATGCGATGGACCAGTTATCTCGGATAACATATTGCAAGgtttaattcaatatttacCATCGCCAGATCAATTAGCGAAATTTCAACTTTACaaagataattatgatgattTGACGGAGGCCGAACAATTTTGCGTTAcg aTATCGACGATCAAAAGGTTATTGCCCAGGTTAAAATCATTGAGTTTTATGCTGAGATACGAGGAATTGGTACAGGACATTAAACCAGACATAGTGGCAGGAACGGCAGCTTGCGAGGAAGTTAGAGGAAGTAAAAAGTTTGCAAAGATACtcgaattgattttattgtttggAAATTATATGAATTCCGGGGGTGGAGCTTCTGGTCAAGATTTTGGGTATCAGCTTAGTTTTCTAACCAAG TTGACAAGTATAAAGGCTGCGGACAACAAAGAAACTCTTATGCATTACTTAGTATCtacgatagagagaaaattccCAGAATGTTTGAGTTTTACCGAAGAATTGGCACACGTAGATAGGGCGAGCCGTGTCTCTTTAGATAACGTACAGAGAATACTTCGTCAAATGGATTCTAACATACGAAATCTTGAACAAGACCTTTCTAATGCTAGAATTCCACAATGCGAGGAAGATCTATTTTCGGAGGTCATGACT CCATTTGCTAAGAAAGCCCGTGAATCTTGCGAGGTATTGAAGAACATGTTTAAAAATATGGACGGTCTTTACACCGAAATCTCTGTATTCTTCTGTTTCGACAAACAGAAGTATACAATCGAGGAATTGTTCAGCGACATAAGGACGTTCAAAGATGATTTCGtg caaGCACAAAAGGAGATGTTAAAGCTAAGGGAAGcggaagagaaacaaagaagagCGAGAGAAGCGAGAGAGAAGGCGGAAGCTGAGAAAGCGGCACGAGCGGCGCGAAAGAAAGCGCTTGTCGATATGAACGCACATGATACTCAAGAAGGTGTTATGGATAGTTTGATGGAAGCACTTCGAACTGGTTCTGCTTTTAGTCGGCCGGATCAACGACGCAAGAGGCAAACACGCATTGCTGGTG GTACACATACGTCATCTAATTTTATCACAGAAGAGAGTCAAAGTCATAAACAGTCATTCGTTAATTCTGTTTGTACGCCTGAAACGAACGTtgggattaatttttttaagaagCAATTTCTTATTGGCTACGCACGCATACTTACGCCGGTTAAACCAAAACGCGTGATTATtactaaaagatataaaagaaatttagtCGTTCATCGTGCTATCGACAATcgtaaaatcattaataaaaatcgtagGAGCGTAAAACGAAGTAAATCTTATGGtcatatatcgaataaatctttattgCGTAGTCAGTCAAACGTTAAAATCAAAACGGTATTTCCAACGAATGTTTCTCCAAAATTAGATCTCTCTCATTGCAATATAAGAGAATCATCGTTATCTGTCAATTCTTTACCaagtaagaataaaatagcAGTCTCTCCTTCGGTGATGTTAACGCGTacgaaaaattttgaaaatatttccaacTCTAGCGATGAAAATCAAAGTATATCAGTAAAACTTCCGATGCGCCTAAACTCAACTTGTTCGCATCATCTTCCTATAATCGATGTTGTCAAGAAATCAAAATCACCAAATGCTAATTACAGCAATTTTCCTTTGCTATCGCATAATGCTAAtagtttgaataaaaatatagaaaataatgacgCAAATGTTTCTTCAACGACagaggtaaagaaaaattgcaaTTTTAAATCTCACGaggttgaaaatattttagaaactTTTTCTACCGAAATTGATCAAAATTATACCACCGTAGAGGAACAGATGTATATTATGAAAACTCCAAATATTAAACGAACAAAAGTTTGGACATGTTGGAATCCAAGAACATGA